In Physeter macrocephalus isolate SW-GA chromosome 2, ASM283717v5, whole genome shotgun sequence, a single window of DNA contains:
- the H2BC26 gene encoding histone H2B type 3-B, with translation MPDPSKSAPAPKKGSKKAVTKAQKKDGKKRKRSRKESYSIYVYKVLKQVHPDTGISSKAMGIMNSFVNDIFERIASEASRLAHYNKRSTITSREVQTAVRLLLPGELAKHAVSEGTKAVTKYTSSK, from the coding sequence TGATCCGTCCAAATCAGCTCCTGCACCCAAGAAGGGTTCTAAGAAGGCCGTCACGAAGGCGCAGAAAAAGGATGGCAAAAAGCGTAAGCGCAGTCGGAAGGAGAGTTATTCCATCTACGTGTACAAGGTGTTAAAGCAGGTGCACCCGGACACTGGTATTTCATCCAAGGCTATGGGTATCATGAACTCGTTCGTCAACGACATCTTCGAACGCATTGCTAGCGAGGCCTCTCGTTTGGCGCACTACAACAAGCGGTCTACCATCACGTCCCGGGAGGTGCAGACGGCCGTGCGCCTGCTGTTGCCCGGTGAGCTAGCTAAACACGCCGTGTCCGAAGGTACCAAAGCCGTCACGAAGTATACCAGCTCCAAGTGA